A region from the uncultured Macellibacteroides sp. genome encodes:
- a CDS encoding MBL fold metallo-hydrolase: MKLSFISLASGSSGNCYYLGTPDFGILIDAGISFRTIKKVLKDNNIDISKIAAVLVTHDHADHIKTVGYLGEKMYLPVYTTADVHRGIDNSRYVEETLNGSRRVIQKEVPFMIRDFTITAFEVPHDSTDNVGYHIVYGKHKFTFATDVGHITETVSKYMSMANHLIIEANYDEEMLQFGAYPAFLKERVSSPTGHLSNREAAEYLATNYTPELKNIWLCHLSRDNNHPELACKTIDIRLFEEGIRVGKDVTLTALKRTTPSEIYEFE; encoded by the coding sequence ATGAAACTATCTTTTATTAGTTTAGCTAGTGGAAGCAGCGGAAACTGTTACTATTTGGGAACACCGGATTTCGGGATCCTGATAGATGCAGGCATCAGTTTTCGCACAATCAAAAAAGTTCTGAAAGACAACAATATAGATATATCTAAAATTGCTGCCGTACTTGTTACCCATGATCATGCCGACCACATCAAAACGGTTGGATACTTAGGTGAGAAAATGTACCTTCCTGTATATACAACCGCGGATGTTCACCGGGGAATAGACAATAGCAGGTACGTCGAAGAAACGCTAAACGGTTCGCGGAGGGTTATTCAAAAAGAAGTTCCTTTCATGATAAGAGACTTTACGATTACAGCCTTTGAGGTTCCTCATGACAGTACGGATAATGTTGGCTACCACATTGTTTACGGAAAACACAAGTTTACATTTGCAACCGATGTAGGCCATATTACCGAAACAGTAAGTAAGTATATGTCTATGGCCAATCATTTGATTATTGAAGCAAACTATGATGAAGAAATGTTGCAATTCGGGGCTTATCCAGCCTTTTTAAAAGAGCGGGTTTCAAGTCCTACCGGACATTTAAGCAACCGTGAAGCAGCAGAATACCTTGCAACAAATTATACACCCGAATTAAAAAACATATGGTTATGCCACCTGAGCCGCGATAACAATCACCCGGAACTTGCATGCAAAACCATTGATATTCGCCTATTTGAAGAAGGAATCCGTGTTGGAAAAGACGTAACTCTTACAGCTCTCAAGCGAACAACCCCTTCAGAAATATATGAATTCGAATGA
- a CDS encoding M20/M25/M40 family metallo-hydrolase, whose protein sequence is MKKVIFLVCLLTWQISLYAQTAEQKGLSTINRQTAEAHIGFLASDLLEGREAGSAGGRIAGEYIVATLKSLGIQPLSGSYMQPFEAYNKERQKRGRFQVHPDSIAVLKQEVHQCISLNNILAKIEGKNPNEYVIVGAHYDHLGMDPMLSGDQIYNGADDNASGVSAVLQIARAFLASGEKPERTIVFAFWDGEEKGLLGSSYFVQTFADINKVKGYLNFDMIGRNNNEANPEHVVYFYTEAHPAFGEWLKRDIKTYGLKLKPNYRPWDKPVGGSDNASFAKLNIPVIWYHTDGHPDYHMPGDHADKMNWDKVVDITKASFLNMWNLANDKKY, encoded by the coding sequence ATGAAAAAAGTAATATTTTTGGTTTGCCTGTTGACTTGGCAAATCTCTTTATATGCCCAAACAGCCGAACAAAAGGGGCTGAGTACAATTAACCGCCAGACTGCCGAAGCTCATATAGGTTTTTTAGCCAGCGATTTGCTGGAAGGACGCGAAGCAGGATCTGCCGGCGGACGTATTGCCGGCGAGTATATTGTAGCCACTTTGAAATCATTGGGTATCCAACCTTTGTCCGGTTCATATATGCAACCATTCGAAGCCTATAATAAAGAACGTCAGAAGAGAGGGCGCTTTCAGGTTCATCCGGACTCAATCGCTGTGCTGAAACAAGAGGTTCATCAATGTATCTCATTAAATAATATACTTGCTAAAATTGAAGGAAAAAATCCAAACGAGTATGTTATTGTAGGCGCACATTATGATCACCTGGGTATGGATCCCATGCTCTCGGGCGATCAGATATACAATGGTGCCGATGATAATGCTTCGGGAGTATCGGCCGTACTGCAAATAGCCCGTGCATTTCTTGCAAGCGGAGAGAAGCCCGAACGCACCATCGTGTTTGCATTCTGGGATGGCGAGGAAAAAGGGCTGCTTGGGTCATCCTATTTTGTACAAACCTTTGCCGACATAAACAAGGTGAAAGGGTACTTAAACTTCGATATGATTGGAAGGAATAACAACGAAGCCAATCCGGAGCATGTTGTTTATTTTTATACGGAAGCACATCCTGCTTTCGGCGAGTGGCTGAAGCGAGACATCAAGACCTACGGTTTAAAGCTTAAACCCAATTACCGTCCATGGGATAAACCAGTAGGAGGGAGCGACAATGCTTCATTCGCAAAGCTGAATATTCCAGTTATCTGGTATCATACCGATGGCCATCCGGATTATCATATGCCCGGCGATCATGCGGATAAAATGAACTGGGATAAAGTAGTCGATATCACAAAAGCTTCGTTCCTAAACATGTGGAACCTGGCTAACGATAAGAAATATTGA
- a CDS encoding SusD/RagB family nutrient-binding outer membrane lipoprotein — protein sequence MKYKLIIAAVLIGSTLFPSTGCKDDFSDINTDPSIISKADIRYLFTNGLLNFEPSDYLLWFYNGAYMTKWNQSYASTGSNSDLFNVMGAVGGQGGQVYNVLKSAREVNYILESMDPAEAAKYQYIKHMFSPLLVYLGMFDTDMYGDMPYTEAIMARYTNPMLLTPKYDTMEELYDIWLNELNQAVTVLSNPVTYNGSTIGQTSLGNQDFVYKGNVAKWAKFANSLKLKIAVRLLHQNKAKALEIAREAATNPAGLMSSLDDDFMYNRGSLDYHFGNGVGLGAPSKQLTDMLLNNLDPRVRFFYAKNDFNSKVVQAFFDTNKNLPPYIAANVEFEEVDGKKVFKAWKGNGEPWVRYYGIPVLVQAAQQGEYNDYFDSNRWKISIEGKEKTYTPYATFNQEMVRGQIDFTYPDAPNVAVTQDKEDCPWYGLFYSTAEVNLYLAELSIIGADLPKTAEEYYHTGIEMSVRAYDKLAGLNKIPYYHTVYDVNEKSIKLIDGELETMFENDAYKLTGTRSQNLEKVYIQQYIHFVMSPDDQFVTVRRSGVPMKNSTILPWVEFSNTTNYVIPRRFEISVVEQSDLMYDIKNAAYARQGFSVGTNNDPVKLSTERVWQDKGAPDFGAGPNL from the coding sequence ATGAAATACAAATTAATTATTGCTGCCGTACTAATCGGAAGCACCCTGTTTCCATCAACGGGATGTAAAGACGATTTTTCGGATATAAATACAGATCCATCTATCATTAGCAAGGCAGACATACGTTATCTGTTTACAAACGGATTATTAAATTTCGAACCCTCCGATTACTTATTGTGGTTCTACAATGGAGCCTATATGACTAAATGGAATCAATCTTACGCATCTACAGGGAGCAATAGCGATCTGTTTAATGTTATGGGAGCTGTTGGTGGACAAGGAGGACAAGTGTATAATGTATTGAAAAGTGCAAGAGAGGTAAATTACATTCTTGAAAGTATGGACCCCGCTGAAGCTGCAAAATACCAGTATATCAAGCATATGTTTAGTCCTTTGCTGGTTTACCTGGGTATGTTTGATACCGATATGTACGGAGACATGCCTTATACGGAAGCAATTATGGCACGTTATACAAACCCTATGTTGCTGACTCCTAAGTACGACACGATGGAAGAACTATACGACATATGGTTAAATGAGTTAAATCAGGCTGTTACTGTATTAAGTAATCCTGTAACTTACAACGGATCAACTATTGGTCAAACATCTCTTGGAAATCAAGACTTTGTTTACAAAGGTAATGTGGCCAAATGGGCTAAATTTGCTAATTCACTGAAGTTGAAAATCGCAGTTCGATTGTTGCATCAGAATAAAGCAAAGGCATTGGAAATTGCTCGTGAAGCAGCAACTAATCCTGCAGGTTTGATGTCTTCTCTTGATGACGATTTTATGTATAACAGAGGAAGTCTGGATTATCACTTTGGGAATGGTGTTGGACTTGGAGCTCCAAGCAAACAATTAACAGATATGCTGTTAAATAATCTCGACCCGCGTGTACGTTTCTTTTATGCTAAAAACGACTTCAATTCTAAAGTTGTACAAGCATTCTTTGATACCAACAAAAATTTACCTCCCTATATTGCAGCGAATGTTGAGTTCGAAGAAGTTGACGGTAAAAAAGTGTTCAAAGCTTGGAAAGGCAATGGCGAACCATGGGTGCGTTATTACGGTATTCCGGTATTAGTACAAGCTGCTCAGCAAGGTGAATACAATGACTATTTCGACAGTAACCGTTGGAAGATTTCAATCGAAGGCAAAGAAAAAACGTATACTCCGTATGCAACATTCAATCAAGAAATGGTTCGAGGTCAGATTGACTTTACCTATCCTGATGCCCCCAATGTAGCTGTAACTCAAGACAAAGAAGATTGTCCGTGGTATGGTTTGTTTTACTCGACAGCAGAAGTTAATCTTTATCTTGCAGAATTAAGCATCATCGGTGCTGATTTGCCAAAAACCGCCGAAGAGTATTATCACACAGGAATCGAAATGTCAGTTAGAGCATACGATAAGTTGGCTGGTCTTAATAAAATACCTTATTACCACACTGTTTATGATGTAAATGAAAAAAGCATTAAACTTATTGATGGCGAGCTCGAAACAATGTTTGAAAACGATGCCTATAAACTTACTGGAACACGTTCACAAAACCTGGAAAAGGTTTACATTCAACAGTACATCCATTTTGTTATGTCGCCGGATGACCAATTTGTAACAGTACGTCGTTCTGGTGTTCCGATGAAAAATAGCACGATACTTCCTTGGGTTGAATTTTCTAACACTACAAACTATGTTATTCCAAGGCGTTTTGAAATCAGCGTAGTTGAACAAAGCGACCTTATGTATGATATAAAGAATGCGGCATATGCTAGACAGGGATTTTCTGTAGGGACAAACAACGATCCTGTTAAGCTAAGCACAGAACGTGTTTGGCAGGACAAGGGTGCTCCTGATTTCGGAGCAGGACCTAATTTATAA
- a CDS encoding SusC/RagA family TonB-linked outer membrane protein — protein sequence MLKIIKQVSLILLTAILCSVGTVYAADKAEIGNTDIPQQRQKVTGTISDAMGPVTGASVIVKGTTVGTISDINGNYSLEVSNGQTIQISFIGYVPQEIRYTGQSTINVTLLEDTKVLEEVVVTALGMKREQKALGYAVTELKGDDLRNNTINPVASLQGKVAGVEISGSDGGMFGSTKIQIRGASTLKGNNQPIYVIDGVILDNSTANVGSADWDANAGDYGNELKNLNPDDFETVSVLKGAASTALYGSRGLNGAVVITTKGGGKFKGYGVNISQTFGLDQVFKTPDLQNVYGEGIFSGYVDYGKTDANGNYYKFDNIGQFFLNANGEHTLVGTGPEFYGTSYGPAFDGSPIELFDKTMGTYKAYKNNFKDIYDLGFNSNTNVSIQGGNDITSFYSSLSYKYAEGTLPNNSFDRLSYMIKASHKISEILDIAGSVSFANSRPKNSQPNIGENFASGEFSRSYDPDYYRYKYLGEHGGIANRDFGDQYGDVPGRSLWFGIFHNNYTQKETAVRPMLELGVKITEWVKFKAEANMNYYYNRAETKNLGSGYANEGGSYRLSQYTKEQTTLAGTFNFNKPVNDFNVGGFIRGEYYNNYVQTTAASTDGGLIVPGQYFLGNSKNPINAGDTKISGTKRMLSAVFAANISWKNQVFLDITGRNDWSSALVYTNKTGNYSYFYPSISGSWLLNETFTMPEWISLGKIRASWAQVGNDTQSYYINQGYSLGTTQQSSGSIYNLSVPNKAYDPNLKPERKNAWEIGLDWRFFNSRINLDATYYKENTKDQIMDIAVPGVSGINQQLINAGNIQNQGIEIALNTVPFQNKDWEWNLDFTYTRNKNKIIELHPNVANYIALSGDITYGNYRIGSVAKVGGEYGLLLTDSKPAIDEATGKKILRFTNNGRTAYYARSGKIEEIGSLTPDFLGSVSTGLRWKNLNLRVALDMRYGGYVASYNNRYGMAYGFTETSLRYRDEAHGGITWTSQYANTQGVVFHDGVVPDGIFAAGTKVNTPAGTSVDVGGLTYQEAMDKGYVEPSHASGFNYFTNSWSQGVVNDDWVNKLNYIALREISLGYNLPKNISSMLGAKNLSLAFSARNLGYLYNTMPNNVNPEGVRGTSATEFRERSFSPYTANYMITINVGF from the coding sequence ATGTTGAAAATTATTAAACAAGTCAGTTTGATTTTGCTTACTGCAATACTATGTTCTGTAGGAACAGTATATGCTGCAGACAAAGCGGAAATTGGAAACACTGACATTCCACAACAAAGACAAAAAGTAACAGGGACAATCTCGGATGCAATGGGGCCTGTTACCGGCGCTTCTGTAATCGTGAAAGGAACTACCGTTGGGACTATCAGCGACATCAATGGTAATTATTCGCTGGAAGTTAGCAATGGTCAGACCATTCAGATTTCTTTCATCGGGTATGTACCTCAGGAAATTCGTTATACAGGACAATCGACAATTAATGTCACCCTTTTGGAAGACACAAAGGTCCTCGAAGAAGTTGTTGTTACAGCTTTGGGTATGAAACGTGAACAAAAAGCATTAGGTTATGCTGTAACAGAATTAAAAGGAGATGATCTGAGAAACAACACGATTAACCCGGTTGCCTCTTTGCAAGGTAAGGTTGCAGGGGTTGAAATCAGCGGATCAGACGGTGGTATGTTTGGTTCTACAAAAATTCAGATTCGTGGAGCCTCTACATTAAAAGGCAACAACCAACCTATCTATGTTATTGACGGAGTAATTCTTGATAACTCTACAGCGAATGTTGGTAGCGCAGACTGGGATGCAAATGCCGGTGACTACGGTAACGAACTAAAGAATCTTAACCCGGACGACTTCGAAACTGTTTCTGTATTGAAAGGTGCAGCTTCAACTGCTCTTTACGGTTCTCGAGGTTTAAATGGAGCCGTTGTTATCACAACTAAAGGTGGTGGAAAATTCAAAGGGTATGGTGTAAACATTTCTCAGACTTTTGGACTTGACCAGGTATTTAAGACTCCAGATCTGCAGAATGTGTATGGCGAAGGTATCTTTTCCGGATATGTAGATTACGGTAAGACTGATGCTAACGGAAATTATTATAAATTCGACAACATCGGTCAGTTTTTTTTGAATGCAAATGGAGAACACACCTTAGTCGGGACAGGTCCAGAATTCTATGGAACATCGTACGGACCCGCTTTCGATGGTAGTCCAATAGAGTTGTTTGACAAAACAATGGGAACATACAAAGCATATAAAAACAACTTCAAGGATATTTATGATCTTGGATTTAATTCCAATACAAACGTTTCCATACAAGGAGGAAACGACATAACTTCATTTTATTCATCATTGTCATATAAATATGCAGAAGGTACGCTACCAAATAACTCATTCGACCGACTGTCTTATATGATCAAAGCGTCTCACAAAATTAGTGAAATTTTAGATATCGCAGGATCTGTAAGCTTTGCCAACTCAAGACCAAAGAATTCTCAACCTAACATTGGAGAAAATTTTGCAAGTGGAGAATTTTCCAGATCTTATGACCCAGACTATTACAGATACAAATATTTGGGAGAACACGGAGGTATAGCAAACCGGGATTTTGGCGACCAATATGGTGATGTACCAGGAAGGAGCCTTTGGTTCGGTATATTTCATAATAATTACACTCAAAAAGAAACTGCGGTTCGACCAATGTTGGAATTAGGAGTGAAAATAACCGAATGGGTAAAGTTTAAAGCGGAAGCTAATATGAACTATTATTACAATAGGGCAGAAACTAAAAATTTAGGTTCGGGTTATGCAAATGAAGGAGGTTCTTATCGTTTATCGCAATATACTAAAGAACAAACGACATTAGCAGGAACTTTTAACTTTAATAAACCGGTAAATGATTTTAATGTGGGTGGTTTTATCCGTGGTGAATACTATAACAACTACGTTCAAACCACAGCCGCGAGTACAGATGGAGGTTTAATTGTTCCGGGGCAATACTTCTTAGGTAACAGCAAAAATCCGATAAATGCAGGAGACACCAAAATTTCAGGTACTAAACGTATGTTATCTGCTGTATTTGCAGCAAATATTTCCTGGAAAAACCAAGTATTCCTGGATATTACTGGTCGTAACGACTGGTCATCCGCATTGGTATATACAAATAAAACAGGGAATTACTCCTATTTTTACCCATCAATTTCGGGATCATGGTTGTTAAACGAAACATTTACCATGCCAGAATGGATTTCTTTGGGAAAAATAAGGGCATCTTGGGCACAGGTTGGTAACGATACCCAATCTTACTACATCAACCAAGGTTATTCGTTAGGAACTACCCAGCAAAGTAGTGGAAGTATTTATAACCTGTCTGTTCCAAACAAAGCGTATGATCCTAATTTAAAACCCGAACGAAAAAATGCGTGGGAAATTGGACTAGATTGGCGTTTCTTTAATAGCCGGATCAATTTGGATGCAACTTATTACAAAGAAAATACCAAAGATCAGATTATGGACATTGCAGTACCTGGTGTTTCAGGAATAAACCAGCAGCTGATAAATGCCGGTAATATTCAGAATCAAGGTATAGAAATTGCATTAAACACTGTTCCTTTCCAGAACAAAGATTGGGAATGGAACTTGGATTTTACCTATACAAGAAACAAAAATAAAATTATTGAACTTCATCCAAACGTAGCAAATTATATCGCGCTATCCGGAGATATTACGTATGGAAACTACCGAATAGGATCTGTTGCAAAGGTAGGGGGTGAATATGGTCTGTTATTAACAGATTCTAAGCCAGCTATTGACGAAGCTACTGGAAAGAAAATTCTGAGATTTACGAACAACGGACGTACTGCTTATTATGCTCGAAGCGGAAAAATCGAAGAAATCGGTTCATTAACTCCAGACTTTTTAGGATCTGTATCAACCGGACTTCGCTGGAAAAATCTTAATTTGCGAGTTGCTCTTGATATGCGTTATGGAGGTTATGTTGCTTCTTACAACAACCGATATGGTATGGCTTATGGATTTACAGAAACATCTTTGAGATATCGCGACGAGGCTCACGGAGGTATTACCTGGACTAGCCAGTACGCTAACACGCAAGGTGTTGTATTCCACGATGGAGTTGTGCCTGATGGAATATTTGCTGCAGGGACTAAGGTAAATACTCCCGCCGGAACAAGCGTAGATGTTGGAGGTCTTACTTATCAGGAAGCAATGGACAAAGGTTATGTAGAACCGTCTCACGCTTCTGGATTCAACTATTTTACAAACAGTTGGTCACAAGGCGTAGTAAATGACGATTGGGTAAATAAACTAAACTATATCGCCTTACGTGAAATTTCGTTAGGATATAATCTGCCGAAGAATATTTCATCTATGTTAGGAGCCAAAAACTTAAGCTTGGCATTTTCGGCCCGAAACTTAGGTTATTTGTATAATACGATGCCAAATAATGTAAATCCTGAAGGTGTTCGCGGCACAAGCGCAACCGAATTCCGCGAGCGTTCATTTAGTCCATACACAGCAAACTATATGATTACAATTAACGTTGGCTTCTAA
- a CDS encoding arylsulfatase, which produces MKTLLLTGIVAGTCITPYINAANNKKSSQPKRPNVVFIIADDLGYGDLSCYGQEKFRTPNIDKLAQEGLRFTQCYSGTTVSAPSRSSLITGLHTGHTPIRGNKEIAPEGQFALPEGTQTMFSIFKQAGYATGAFGKWGLGSPGSEGDPNKQGIDNFYGYNCQLLAHNYYADHLWENDKRIDLPENQNGGFGSYTQDMIQEKALEFIDKNKNENFFLFLPYVLPHAELIVPEDSIIKKFRGMYPETPYKGIDAGPAFRKGGYCSQVYPRATFAAMVYRLDVYVGQVVTKLKKLGLYDNTLIVFTSDNGPHKEGGADPEFFNGNGIYRGHKRDLYEGGIRVPFIAVWPGAIESGKETSFMCSFWDMMPTFAQITGEKTTNSDGFSILPTLTGKGKQQAHEYLYFEFQEEGGKQGIRQGDWKLIRFQVNKGDNSYYELYNIAADPQEIHNVAAIHPEKVASMKKLMLEAHVNDPNWPLYER; this is translated from the coding sequence ATGAAAACACTTTTACTTACAGGGATTGTTGCGGGAACCTGCATTACTCCCTACATAAATGCAGCAAATAATAAAAAATCAAGTCAGCCCAAACGCCCCAATGTTGTTTTTATTATTGCAGACGACCTGGGATACGGTGACCTCAGCTGTTACGGACAGGAAAAATTCAGAACTCCCAATATCGACAAACTTGCACAGGAAGGTTTACGTTTTACGCAATGCTATTCGGGCACTACAGTAAGCGCACCGTCACGTTCAAGCCTTATTACCGGGCTACATACCGGGCATACCCCCATCAGAGGAAATAAAGAAATTGCGCCGGAAGGCCAATTCGCTCTCCCTGAAGGAACACAAACCATGTTTTCTATTTTTAAACAGGCAGGATACGCAACCGGAGCTTTTGGTAAATGGGGTCTTGGATCGCCCGGATCCGAAGGAGATCCAAACAAACAAGGTATAGATAATTTTTACGGATATAACTGCCAGTTGCTTGCGCATAATTATTATGCAGACCACTTGTGGGAAAACGATAAACGAATTGATCTACCCGAAAACCAAAACGGAGGCTTTGGTTCCTATACACAAGATATGATTCAGGAGAAAGCGCTTGAATTTATAGACAAGAACAAAAATGAAAACTTCTTCTTGTTTTTACCTTATGTGCTTCCCCACGCCGAACTAATTGTTCCGGAAGACAGTATTATTAAAAAATTCAGAGGCATGTACCCCGAAACCCCTTACAAGGGAATTGATGCAGGTCCGGCATTCCGAAAAGGCGGATATTGCTCTCAGGTATATCCTCGCGCCACATTTGCGGCAATGGTTTACCGCTTGGATGTATATGTAGGTCAGGTTGTGACTAAACTGAAAAAACTTGGTTTATACGACAACACGCTGATTGTTTTCACAAGCGACAATGGTCCACATAAAGAAGGGGGAGCCGATCCCGAGTTCTTTAACGGGAATGGTATCTACCGCGGACACAAACGAGATTTATACGAAGGGGGAATCCGCGTTCCTTTTATTGCAGTATGGCCCGGAGCTATTGAATCAGGAAAAGAAACTTCATTTATGTGCTCATTTTGGGATATGATGCCCACTTTCGCTCAGATAACAGGAGAAAAAACAACGAACAGTGATGGCTTCAGCATTTTGCCTACACTCACTGGTAAAGGCAAACAACAAGCACACGAATACCTTTATTTTGAATTTCAGGAAGAAGGTGGTAAACAAGGCATTCGCCAGGGAGACTGGAAACTTATCCGCTTTCAGGTAAACAAAGGTGATAATAGCTACTACGAATTGTATAATATAGCTGCTGATCCTCAGGAAATACATAATGTCGCTGCCATTCATCCCGAAAAAGTGGCTTCAATGAAAAAGCTTATGCTTGAAGCACATGTTAATGATCCAAACTGGCCACTATACGAACGTTAA
- a CDS encoding type I asparaginase: MITQQDKASILLIYTGGTIGMIENSETGVLESFNFQHLKEHMPELKKLGYGVSTIQFDPPMDSSEMGPESWTKIVKIIADNYNIYDGFVVLHGTDTMSFTASALSFMLENLNKPVILTGSQLPIGMLRTDGKENLITAIEIAAAKENGQPIVPEVCIFFENDLMRGNRTSKINADHFNAFRSYNYPVLAHAGIYIKYDDRQIYHPISRKPLKPHFLLDRNIAILKLFPGISPLVIESILNIPGIKGIVMETFGSGNAPSQEWFLKMLKDAVDRGIVIVNITQCSAGSVEMHRYETGHKLLEAGVISGFDSTTESAVAKLMFLFGHGLTPEEIKEHMNCSLIGEITIPESLR, translated from the coding sequence ATGATCACGCAGCAAGATAAGGCTTCCATCCTTTTAATATATACTGGGGGAACAATTGGTATGATCGAAAACTCTGAAACAGGCGTTCTCGAATCATTTAATTTCCAGCATCTTAAAGAACATATGCCAGAGTTAAAGAAACTCGGATATGGCGTTTCTACCATCCAATTTGATCCACCAATGGATTCATCTGAAATGGGTCCGGAATCATGGACAAAAATCGTGAAGATAATTGCTGATAATTATAATATATACGATGGATTTGTGGTCCTTCACGGGACAGACACCATGTCATTCACAGCATCGGCATTAAGCTTCATGCTGGAAAATCTAAACAAGCCTGTTATTCTTACAGGTTCTCAGCTTCCAATTGGCATGCTTCGGACAGATGGAAAAGAAAATCTGATTACAGCCATCGAGATTGCAGCAGCAAAGGAAAACGGTCAGCCTATAGTACCTGAAGTTTGCATTTTCTTTGAGAATGACCTAATGCGAGGCAACCGAACAAGTAAAATTAATGCAGATCACTTTAATGCGTTCCGGTCTTACAACTATCCGGTTTTAGCACATGCGGGTATCTACATTAAATATGACGACAGACAGATATATCATCCCATTTCACGCAAGCCGCTTAAACCGCATTTTCTGCTAGACAGAAATATTGCCATTCTGAAACTTTTCCCCGGGATTTCTCCCTTGGTAATAGAAAGCATTCTTAATATTCCTGGTATAAAAGGAATTGTTATGGAAACTTTTGGAAGTGGAAATGCTCCCAGTCAGGAATGGTTCCTCAAAATGCTTAAAGATGCAGTAGACCGTGGTATAGTAATTGTGAACATAACCCAGTGCAGTGCAGGTAGCGTTGAGATGCATCGTTATGAAACCGGACACAAATTATTGGAAGCCGGTGTTATAAGCGGATTCGACAGTACGACAGAAAGTGCTGTTGCCAAATTGATGTTTCTGTTCGGACATGGACTTACTCCTGAAGAAATAAAAGAACACATGAATTGTTCTCTTATAGGAGAAATTACCATACCCGAATCTTTACGATGA
- a CDS encoding 2-dehydropantoate 2-reductase: MDKIRIAISGIGGVGGYYGGKLAHYYQQRTVAEVFFIARNENLLAIKQKGLRVETPTESFTAFPALVTDLPQDIGVVDYLFLCTKSYDLETNIAQLQPLIGKDTILIPLLNGGNITEQIQSILPYNEIWQGCVYIGSRLTEAGLITKFTEKDKLYFGSCGGNEQQQHQLLSLLTDADINANNPEDITQRIWEKFLRISTAATITSYYNQSIGKVIENHYDDFLKLGKEFISVAKAKGINFPEDSCVRTIEAQKMMPYESTTSMHTDFIKGKPTELETITGYIVRCAKEFNLQVPSYSLMYNELKENKIKPGYSL, from the coding sequence ATGGATAAGATAAGAATTGCCATTTCAGGAATTGGGGGAGTTGGAGGATATTACGGCGGCAAGCTGGCTCACTATTACCAGCAGCGGACAGTAGCTGAAGTCTTTTTTATCGCCCGTAACGAAAACTTACTTGCGATAAAGCAAAAAGGACTTCGTGTAGAAACGCCTACTGAAAGTTTTACGGCTTTTCCTGCTTTAGTAACCGATTTACCTCAAGATATCGGGGTAGTCGATTACCTGTTTCTTTGCACCAAGAGTTACGATCTGGAAACAAATATTGCTCAGCTGCAACCCCTCATCGGAAAAGATACGATTCTGATTCCTCTACTTAATGGAGGAAATATTACCGAACAAATACAAAGCATCCTGCCATATAATGAAATATGGCAGGGATGTGTGTATATTGGTTCAAGGCTCACTGAAGCGGGGCTTATCACGAAGTTTACTGAAAAAGACAAACTTTATTTTGGAAGTTGCGGAGGAAACGAGCAACAACAGCATCAACTACTTTCACTTTTAACCGATGCCGACATAAATGCCAACAACCCGGAAGACATTACCCAACGAATCTGGGAAAAATTTCTTAGAATCTCTACCGCTGCCACAATCACATCCTACTATAATCAATCTATTGGAAAGGTGATTGAAAACCATTACGATGATTTCTTAAAACTGGGAAAAGAGTTTATCTCTGTTGCAAAAGCAAAAGGAATCAATTTTCCTGAAGATAGTTGCGTCAGAACTATTGAGGCGCAAAAAATGATGCCCTACGAATCTACCACTTCTATGCATACGGATTTTATTAAAGGTAAACCGACCGAACTCGAAACCATTACCGGTTACATTGTGCGGTGTGCGAAAGAATTTAATTTACAGGTTCCTTCTTATTCGCTTATGTATAACGAACTCAAAGAAAACAAGATAAAACCAGGATATTCCCTTTAA